In one Pseudomonas sp. R84 genomic region, the following are encoded:
- a CDS encoding flavin reductase family protein has translation MIDAAIYKQVMGSFPSGVTVITTLDDDGQIVGLTASAFSSLSMDPALVLFCPNYSSDSYPVLIKNKRFAIHVLSGGQQSEAYAFARKGKDKAQGIEWTLSELGNPILANATAIIECELWREYEGGDHAIMVGAVKNLIVPEQHSGPLVYCHGKMGALPVLA, from the coding sequence ATGATCGATGCCGCCATCTACAAACAAGTCATGGGCTCGTTCCCGTCCGGCGTAACCGTTATCACCACCCTGGACGATGACGGTCAGATCGTCGGCCTGACTGCCAGCGCGTTCAGCTCGCTGTCGATGGACCCGGCGCTGGTGCTGTTCTGCCCCAACTACAGCTCTGATTCCTACCCGGTACTGATCAAGAACAAGCGCTTTGCCATCCACGTTCTGTCCGGCGGCCAGCAAAGCGAAGCCTACGCCTTCGCCCGCAAAGGCAAAGACAAGGCGCAGGGCATCGAGTGGACCTTGAGCGAACTGGGTAACCCGATCCTGGCCAACGCGACAGCTATCATCGAGTGTGAACTGTGGCGCGAATACGAAGGCGGCGACCACGCCATCATGGTCGGCGCGGTGAAGAACCTGATCGTCCCCGAACAGCACAGCGGACCGCTGGTGTATTGCCACGGCAAGATGGGCGCCCTGCCCGTCCTGGCCTGA
- a CDS encoding LLM class flavin-dependent oxidoreductase has product MKFSLFIHMERWDESVSHRQLFEDLTELTLMAEAGGFSTVWIGEHHAMEYTISPSPMPLLAYLAAKTTTIHLGAGTIIAPFWHPLRVAGECALLDVISNGRMEVGLARGAYQVEFDRMAGGMPASSGGQALREMVPVVRALWQGDYAHDGDIWKFPTSTSVPKPIQQPNPPMWIAARDPDSHNFAVANGCNVMVTPLMKGDEEVLDLKNKFQTALDNNPDVPRPQLMVLRHTHVHTADNPDGWKVGAKAISRFYRTFDAWFGNKQTPVNGFLAPSPEEKFAGRPEFELESLHKTAMIGTPEEIIPRIKYYQELGVDEFSFWCDNSLPHEEKKKSLELFIKHVVPAFR; this is encoded by the coding sequence ATGAAATTTTCCCTGTTCATCCACATGGAACGCTGGGACGAAAGCGTCAGCCACCGCCAACTGTTCGAAGACCTCACCGAACTGACCCTGATGGCCGAGGCCGGCGGTTTCAGCACCGTGTGGATTGGCGAACACCACGCGATGGAATACACCATCTCGCCAAGCCCGATGCCATTGCTCGCCTACCTCGCCGCCAAAACCACCACCATCCACCTCGGCGCCGGCACCATCATCGCGCCGTTCTGGCACCCGCTGCGCGTTGCCGGTGAATGCGCCTTGCTCGACGTGATCAGCAACGGCCGCATGGAAGTCGGCCTGGCCCGTGGCGCCTATCAGGTTGAATTCGATCGCATGGCCGGCGGCATGCCTGCCTCCAGCGGTGGCCAGGCATTGCGCGAAATGGTCCCGGTGGTCCGCGCCCTGTGGCAAGGCGACTACGCCCACGACGGCGACATCTGGAAATTCCCCACCTCGACCAGCGTGCCAAAACCGATCCAACAGCCGAACCCGCCAATGTGGATCGCCGCCCGCGACCCGGATTCGCACAACTTCGCCGTGGCCAACGGCTGCAATGTAATGGTCACGCCGCTGATGAAGGGCGACGAGGAAGTCCTCGACCTGAAGAACAAGTTCCAGACCGCGCTGGACAACAATCCAGACGTACCGCGCCCGCAACTGATGGTGCTGCGTCACACCCACGTGCACACCGCTGATAACCCGGACGGCTGGAAAGTCGGCGCGAAAGCCATCTCACGTTTCTATCGCACTTTTGATGCGTGGTTCGGCAACAAGCAGACACCGGTCAACGGCTTCCTCGCGCCAAGCCCGGAAGAGAAGTTTGCCGGGCGGCCGGAGTTTGAGCTGGAGAGTCTGCACAAGACGGCGATGATTGGTACGCCGGAAGAGATCATTCCGCGCATCAAGTACTACCAGGAACTGGGGGTGGATGAGTTCAGTTTCTGGTGTGACAACAGCTTGCCGCATGAAGAGAAAAAGAAATCACTGGAGCTGTTTATCAAGCATGTGGTGCCAGCGTTTCGGTAA
- a CDS encoding helix-turn-helix transcriptional regulator, whose protein sequence is MPPKGHDKSVRRSIPGLPSLPRPLYGRTESLPNRALTRRHSHPWVQLSYAIQGVLEIQTSAGRFVAPPERAVWIPAGVPHRVFSSPHTEMRSLYIDCSVAGWAIERCHVLGVSDLLRELIRAFSQVPVEYDQSGPHGRLAQVILDQLAEAPQIDLMLPLPQDARLKQIYQSLEHHPEQQTTLSHWSEKFGVTEKTLTRLFLRDTGLTFRAWRQRLRLLGALTPLEKGERVTDVALACGYDSTSAFIAAFRQQFGETPGEFFR, encoded by the coding sequence ATGCCGCCTAAAGGACATGACAAGAGCGTGCGCCGCAGCATTCCCGGGCTGCCCAGCCTGCCGCGTCCACTCTACGGGCGCACCGAATCGCTACCCAATCGCGCCCTGACCCGACGCCACAGCCACCCGTGGGTACAGTTGTCCTACGCGATTCAGGGGGTGCTGGAAATCCAGACCAGCGCCGGCCGCTTTGTCGCCCCGCCAGAGCGTGCCGTGTGGATCCCGGCCGGTGTGCCGCATCGGGTATTCAGCTCGCCACACACGGAAATGCGCAGCCTGTACATCGATTGCAGCGTTGCCGGATGGGCAATCGAGCGTTGTCATGTGCTCGGCGTCAGCGATCTGCTCAGGGAGCTGATCCGCGCGTTCAGTCAGGTCCCGGTGGAATACGACCAGAGCGGCCCGCATGGACGCCTCGCTCAAGTGATCCTCGATCAACTGGCCGAGGCGCCGCAGATCGACCTGATGCTGCCGTTGCCGCAAGACGCGCGCTTGAAGCAGATCTATCAGAGCCTGGAACACCATCCGGAACAGCAAACCACGCTGAGCCACTGGAGCGAGAAGTTCGGCGTCACCGAAAAGACCCTTACGCGCCTGTTTCTGCGCGACACCGGCCTGACATTCCGCGCCTGGCGCCAGCGCTTGCGCCTGCTCGGTGCGCTGACACCGCTGGAGAAAGGTGAACGGGTTACCGATGTCGCACTGGCCTGTGGTTACGACTCGACGTCGGCGTTTATCGCGGCGTTTCGTCAGCAGTTTGGCGAAACACCGGGGGAGTTTTTTCGCTGA
- a CDS encoding polyamine ABC transporter substrate-binding protein: protein MVTMKRILGATVCGLSLLAGAVQAEQRELRVYNWADYILPSVPKDFAAKSGIKVIWDTFDTNESLEAKLLTGNSGYDLVVPSNQFLETQIKAGVFQKLDKSKLPNWSHQDPELLKLLGKNDPGNQYGVPYMVGTVLIGFNPAKVKAALGDNAPVDSWDLVFKPENMEKLKSCGVAMLDSPTEILPLALHYLGLDPNSQNPADYEKAKELMLKVRPYVTYFNSAKYMTDIANGDICVAIGYSGSFYQFGNRAKEAKNGVVVDWRLPKEGAPIWFDTFAIPKSAKNVAEAHEFLNNLLDPKVIAPISDFLGYPNANKDSIPLINKEITDNPNLTPTPEALKNLYVVQPLPQKLERVRTRVWTSIKSDK, encoded by the coding sequence ATGGTCACGATGAAACGCATTCTGGGTGCCACTGTGTGTGGGCTGTCGCTGTTGGCCGGCGCGGTCCAGGCCGAGCAACGCGAACTGCGCGTGTACAACTGGGCGGACTACATCCTGCCGTCCGTGCCCAAGGATTTCGCCGCCAAAAGCGGCATCAAAGTGATTTGGGACACCTTCGACACCAATGAATCCCTGGAAGCCAAACTGCTCACCGGCAACTCCGGCTACGACCTGGTGGTGCCGTCGAACCAGTTCCTTGAAACGCAGATCAAGGCTGGCGTGTTTCAGAAGCTGGATAAATCCAAACTGCCGAACTGGAGCCACCAGGATCCGGAGCTGTTGAAACTGCTGGGCAAGAATGATCCGGGCAACCAGTACGGCGTGCCTTACATGGTCGGCACCGTGCTGATCGGCTTCAACCCGGCCAAGGTCAAAGCGGCATTGGGCGACAACGCGCCGGTGGACAGCTGGGATCTGGTGTTCAAACCGGAGAACATGGAAAAACTCAAATCCTGCGGTGTAGCGATGCTTGATTCGCCGACAGAAATCCTGCCGTTGGCCTTGCATTACCTGGGCCTCGACCCGAACAGCCAGAACCCCGCCGACTATGAAAAAGCCAAGGAACTGATGCTCAAAGTTCGTCCGTACGTGACCTACTTCAACTCGGCCAAATACATGACCGACATCGCCAACGGCGACATCTGCGTGGCCATCGGTTACTCCGGCAGCTTCTACCAGTTCGGCAACCGCGCCAAAGAGGCGAAGAACGGCGTGGTGGTCGACTGGCGCTTGCCGAAGGAGGGCGCGCCGATCTGGTTCGATACTTTCGCCATTCCGAAGAGCGCGAAGAACGTCGCCGAGGCGCATGAATTCCTCAACAACCTGCTCGACCCGAAAGTGATCGCGCCGATCAGCGACTTCCTCGGCTACCCGAATGCGAACAAGGATTCGATACCGCTGATCAATAAGGAAATCACCGACAACCCGAACCTGACGCCGACACCTGAGGCGCTGAAAAACCTCTACGTCGTGCAGCCGTTGCCGCAGAAGCTTGAGCGTGTGCGTACGCGCGTGTGGACCAGTATCAAGTCCGATAAGTAA
- a CDS encoding cytosine permease, translating into MSQMSRQDPLIENHTVDYVPLAERHGKARDLFTLWFSTNIAPLPIVTGAMVVQVFHLDLLWGLLAIALGHMIGGVVIALASAQGPRMGIPQMVQSRGQFGRYGALLIVFFAALIYIGFFISNIVLAGKSIVGIAPSVPAPLSILIGALAATAIGVIGYNFIHTLNRIGTWVMGSALLAGFIYIFAHDLPADFLTRGSFNLSGWLATVSLGIIWQISFSPYVSDYSRYLPADIGIAKPFWATYLGATLGTILSFSFGAVAVLATPEGTEAMVAVKQSTGWLGPILMVLFLLNIISHNALNLYGAVLSIITSIQTFASQWTPSIKVRVVLSSVVLAGCCVVALGASADFISEFIGLILALLLVLVPWASINLIDFYLIKRGNYDITSIFRADGGIYGRFNLHAIIAYFIGILVQLPFANTSLYVGPYANLVDGADLSWLVGLVVTVPLYYCLATRGQTQQSRAARLGYTD; encoded by the coding sequence ATGTCCCAGATGTCCCGGCAAGATCCGTTGATCGAGAACCATACGGTCGACTACGTCCCACTCGCGGAACGCCACGGGAAGGCCCGCGACCTATTCACCCTTTGGTTCAGCACCAACATTGCGCCACTGCCCATCGTCACCGGCGCCATGGTGGTTCAGGTGTTCCATCTCGATTTGCTCTGGGGGCTGCTGGCGATTGCGCTGGGGCACATGATCGGCGGCGTGGTGATCGCGCTGGCGTCGGCGCAAGGCCCGCGTATGGGCATTCCGCAAATGGTTCAGAGTCGCGGCCAGTTCGGCCGTTATGGCGCGCTGTTAATCGTGTTCTTTGCCGCGCTGATCTACATTGGTTTCTTTATTTCCAATATCGTCCTGGCGGGCAAATCCATCGTCGGCATCGCGCCGTCGGTGCCGGCGCCGTTGAGCATTCTGATCGGTGCACTGGCAGCCACGGCGATTGGCGTGATCGGCTACAACTTCATCCACACGCTGAACCGTATCGGCACTTGGGTGATGGGCAGCGCGTTGTTGGCGGGGTTCATCTATATCTTTGCCCATGACTTGCCGGCGGATTTTCTCACTCGCGGCAGCTTCAACTTGTCCGGCTGGCTGGCAACGGTGTCGCTGGGGATCATCTGGCAGATCAGTTTCTCGCCGTACGTGTCTGACTATTCGCGTTACTTGCCTGCGGACATTGGCATTGCCAAACCATTTTGGGCGACCTATCTGGGCGCGACGCTGGGCACGATTCTGTCGTTCAGCTTCGGCGCCGTTGCCGTGTTGGCGACCCCGGAAGGCACCGAAGCGATGGTCGCGGTCAAGCAGTCGACGGGTTGGCTCGGGCCGATTCTGATGGTGCTGTTTCTGCTCAACATCATCAGCCACAACGCGCTGAATCTGTATGGTGCGGTGCTGTCGATCATCACCTCGATCCAGACCTTTGCCAGCCAATGGACGCCGAGCATCAAGGTGCGCGTGGTGTTGTCGAGCGTAGTGTTGGCGGGTTGCTGCGTGGTTGCGCTGGGTGCGTCGGCGGATTTCATTTCCGAGTTCATCGGTTTGATTCTGGCACTGCTGTTGGTGCTGGTGCCGTGGGCGTCGATCAACCTGATCGACTTCTACCTGATCAAGCGAGGCAACTACGACATCACCTCGATTTTTCGCGCTGACGGCGGGATTTACGGGCGTTTCAACCTGCACGCGATCATTGCCTACTTCATCGGCATCCTTGTGCAGTTGCCGTTCGCCAATACCTCGCTGTACGTCGGGCCGTACGCCAATCTGGTCGACGGCGCGGATCTGTCCTGGCTGGTGGGCTTGGTGGTCACCGTTCCGTTGTATTACTGCCTGGCGACACGCGGCCAGACTCAGCAGAGCAGGGCGGCGAGGTTGGGTTACACCGACTGA
- a CDS encoding TerC family protein: MPATNINIGEPWMWGAFIVFVLAMLALDLFVFGGRKAHRVSVREALSWVIAWCLLALSFAALLWWYLHGAFGAEIAREKTLEFLTGYLIEQSLSIDNMFVFVMIFSYFAVPPELQRRVLLYGVLGAIVMRAVMIFAGVWLVSQFEWLLYAFGVFLIFTGIKMLVFADHQPDLDKNPLLRWVRGHMRITSGFHGERFFVLQNGVRWATPMFLVLVLIEASDLMFAVDSIPAIFAVTTDPFIVFTSNIFAIMGLRALYFLLADMADRFHLLKYGLAIVLVFIGGKMVLMPWLHMPVEWSLAVVGGVILGSVLLSLVMTRDAERRTE; encoded by the coding sequence ATGCCAGCCACAAACATCAATATCGGCGAACCGTGGATGTGGGGCGCTTTCATCGTCTTCGTGCTTGCCATGCTGGCATTGGACCTGTTCGTCTTCGGTGGACGCAAGGCGCATCGGGTCTCTGTGCGCGAAGCCTTGTCCTGGGTCATCGCCTGGTGCTTGCTGGCACTGAGTTTCGCGGCACTGCTCTGGTGGTATTTGCACGGTGCGTTCGGCGCCGAGATCGCCCGGGAAAAGACCCTCGAGTTCCTCACCGGTTATCTGATCGAGCAATCGCTGTCTATCGACAACATGTTCGTCTTCGTAATGATCTTCAGCTACTTCGCCGTACCGCCGGAGTTACAGCGGCGGGTGCTGCTGTACGGTGTACTTGGGGCGATCGTGATGCGCGCGGTGATGATTTTTGCCGGCGTGTGGCTGGTGTCGCAGTTCGAATGGCTGCTGTATGCGTTCGGCGTGTTCCTGATCTTCACCGGGATCAAGATGCTGGTGTTTGCCGACCACCAGCCGGACCTGGACAAGAATCCGTTGCTGCGCTGGGTGCGCGGGCATATGCGCATCACCAGTGGCTTTCATGGCGAACGCTTTTTCGTCCTGCAGAACGGCGTGCGCTGGGCCACGCCGATGTTTCTGGTGCTGGTGCTGATCGAGGCCAGTGACTTGATGTTTGCGGTCGACAGCATCCCGGCAATTTTCGCCGTGACGACTGACCCGTTCATTGTCTTCACGTCGAATATCTTCGCAATCATGGGCCTGCGGGCGTTGTATTTCCTGCTGGCGGACATGGCGGACCGCTTTCACTTGCTCAAGTATGGGCTGGCGATTGTGCTGGTGTTTATCGGAGGGAAGATGGTGTTGATGCCGTGGCTGCACATGCCGGTGGAGTGGTCGCTGGCGGTGGTGGGAGGGGTGATTCTTGGCTCAGTCCTGCTCAGCTTGGTCATGACCAGAGATGCCGAACGCCGCACGGAATGA
- a CDS encoding Dyp-type peroxidase has protein sequence MNTDILEPQAVCSPITSSAIFIVATLNAGAEAAQTVKDWCGDVAGLVRSVGKRVPTGNLTCICGFSSNAWDRLFGHPRPAALHGFREFGGEGRHAPATPGDLLLHIRADQMDLCFELATQIMAALGDAVTVVDEVQGFRYFDMRSIIGFVDGTENPVGRKALNFTIVGDEDPGFSGGSYVLVQKYLHNMTAWNGLSVEAQERVIGRTKLSDIELDDAVKPSNSHSALTTITNADGEEVKILRDNMPFGRPGAGEFGTFFIGYARSPEPLEQMLENMFVGKPPGNYDKLLDFSTAVTGSLYFVPSADLLEELADR, from the coding sequence ATGAATACCGACATTCTCGAACCTCAAGCGGTGTGCAGTCCGATCACCAGCAGCGCGATTTTCATCGTCGCGACGCTGAATGCGGGGGCTGAAGCCGCGCAAACCGTGAAAGACTGGTGCGGCGATGTCGCCGGGCTGGTGCGCTCGGTGGGCAAGCGTGTACCGACAGGCAATCTGACCTGCATTTGCGGCTTTTCCTCGAACGCCTGGGATCGCCTGTTCGGCCATCCACGGCCAGCGGCGCTGCATGGTTTTCGCGAGTTTGGCGGGGAAGGGCGCCACGCCCCTGCGACACCTGGCGATCTCCTGCTGCACATCCGCGCCGATCAAATGGACCTGTGTTTTGAGCTGGCCACACAAATCATGGCGGCCCTCGGCGATGCGGTGACCGTGGTCGATGAGGTGCAGGGTTTCCGCTATTTCGACATGCGCAGCATCATCGGATTTGTCGACGGCACGGAAAACCCGGTCGGGCGCAAAGCGCTCAACTTCACCATCGTCGGTGACGAAGATCCGGGTTTCAGCGGCGGCAGTTACGTGCTGGTGCAGAAGTACCTGCACAACATGACCGCGTGGAACGGTTTGAGCGTTGAAGCTCAGGAGCGCGTTATCGGGCGCACCAAGCTCTCCGATATCGAACTGGATGACGCGGTCAAACCGAGCAACTCGCACAGTGCGCTGACCACCATCACCAACGCAGACGGTGAGGAAGTGAAGATCCTCCGCGATAACATGCCGTTCGGCCGGCCGGGAGCAGGGGAGTTCGGTACCTTCTTCATCGGCTACGCGCGCTCGCCCGAGCCGCTGGAGCAGATGCTGGAAAACATGTTTGTCGGCAAGCCACCGGGCAACTACGACAAGTTGCTGGATTTCAGCACGGCCGTGACTGGGAGTCTGTATTTCGTGCCGTCGGCGGATTTGCTGGAAGAACTGGCGGATCGCTGA